The following proteins are co-located in the Acidimicrobiia bacterium genome:
- the rimI gene encoding ribosomal protein S18-alanine N-acetyltransferase, with translation MSTRPTDTRPADVEMVEMRRRHLKGVLAIEERVYPRPWSASLFLSEMSMRSSRSYFVARSRRSVVGYAGFMLTDDDAHVTTIAVDPEQQKRRIGTRLMLTITRAAVERAARHLTLEVRTGNAAARAMYRRFGLAPVGTRPGYYTATNEDALIMWVHDIDSPEYAERLDAIGRSLDTESTP, from the coding sequence GTGAGCACACGACCCACCGACACGCGGCCGGCCGATGTCGAGATGGTCGAGATGCGCCGGCGCCATCTCAAGGGTGTGCTCGCCATCGAGGAGAGGGTCTACCCCCGGCCGTGGAGCGCATCGCTGTTCCTGAGCGAGATGTCGATGCGCTCGAGCCGTTCCTACTTCGTGGCCAGGTCGCGGCGCTCCGTCGTCGGCTATGCGGGCTTCATGCTCACCGACGACGACGCACACGTCACGACGATCGCCGTCGACCCGGAGCAGCAGAAGCGGAGAATCGGCACGCGACTGATGCTCACGATCACGCGTGCTGCGGTCGAGCGCGCCGCCCGCCACCTGACGCTGGAGGTCCGGACGGGCAACGCGGCGGCCCGGGCCATGTACCGACGGTTCGGGCTGGCCCCGGTGGGAACACGTCCCGGCTACTACACCGCCACCAACGAGGACGCCCTCATCATGTGGGTGCACGACATCGACTCCCCGGAGTACGCGGAACGTCTCGACGCCATCGGGCGGTCGCTCGACACGGAGAGCACACCGTGA
- the tsaB gene encoding tRNA (adenosine(37)-N6)-threonylcarbamoyltransferase complex dimerization subunit type 1 TsaB, whose protein sequence is MNVLALDTATAQVGVAIGVDDRVVGEVRLVGGRRHAEHLVPVIEALCRESGVALDQMAAIGVGIGPGLFTGLRVGVATATMLAHVLTIPVVPVGSLDLVAHPLRHADRRIVAVLDARRSEVFYASYQPVPGGVQRLTEPAVAGPDDVAAEIVGQREETLVVGDGVAAHPSVFAGLDRTEHAGPEFAAPNPGSLAELTVHRVEREEFSQPGEIAPLYLRGADARINWEQRRGATAEGPTP, encoded by the coding sequence GTGAACGTCCTCGCGCTCGACACCGCCACCGCCCAGGTCGGCGTTGCGATCGGTGTCGACGACCGTGTGGTCGGCGAGGTGCGCCTGGTCGGTGGTCGACGACACGCAGAGCACCTGGTTCCCGTGATCGAGGCGCTGTGCCGGGAGTCGGGCGTCGCACTCGACCAGATGGCAGCGATCGGCGTGGGGATCGGGCCGGGGCTCTTCACCGGGCTGCGCGTCGGGGTGGCCACCGCCACGATGCTGGCCCACGTTCTGACGATCCCGGTGGTCCCCGTCGGGAGCCTCGACCTCGTCGCACATCCGCTGCGTCACGCCGACCGCCGGATCGTCGCGGTACTCGACGCGCGACGCTCCGAGGTCTTCTACGCCTCGTACCAGCCGGTCCCCGGCGGTGTCCAGCGCCTCACGGAGCCGGCCGTCGCCGGTCCGGACGACGTCGCGGCCGAGATCGTCGGGCAGCGGGAGGAGACCCTGGTCGTGGGCGACGGCGTGGCCGCACACCCGTCCGTGTTCGCCGGACTCGATCGTACCGAGCACGCGGGACCCGAGTTCGCGGCTCCCAACCCGGGCTCGCTGGCGGAGCTCACAGTCCACAGGGTCGAGCGGGAGGAGTTCTCGCAGCCCGGCGAGATCGCGCCGCTGTACCTACGGGGCGCCGACGCGCGGATCAACTGGGAGCAGCGCCGCGGCGCCACGGCGGAGGGCCCGACGCCGTGA
- the tsaE gene encoding tRNA (adenosine(37)-N6)-threonylcarbamoyltransferase complex ATPase subunit type 1 TsaE: MPPGLEVETEGADGTRRFGAALAGALEPGDLVLVSGALGSGKTVLAKGVGEGLGVAEPVVSPTFTLVREYAARVPFVHADVYRLSDLAEFVDLDVSEPFDGRAVTLIEWGDVVGAALPPERLDISIRRVPGAADRRRLSLAPVGRSWEPRLQRLAALCGGDISAGRNAGTGGPS; encoded by the coding sequence ATGCCACCGGGGCTCGAGGTCGAGACCGAGGGTGCGGACGGCACGCGACGCTTCGGGGCCGCGCTCGCCGGCGCTCTCGAACCCGGGGATCTCGTCCTCGTGAGCGGCGCGCTCGGAAGTGGCAAGACGGTCCTGGCGAAGGGCGTCGGGGAGGGTCTCGGCGTCGCCGAGCCCGTCGTGTCGCCGACCTTCACGCTCGTTCGGGAGTACGCCGCTCGCGTGCCGTTCGTCCACGCCGACGTGTACCGGCTGTCCGATCTCGCGGAGTTCGTGGATCTCGACGTTTCTGAGCCGTTCGACGGCCGGGCCGTGACGCTCATCGAGTGGGGCGACGTCGTGGGAGCGGCGTTGCCACCCGAGCGGCTCGACATCTCGATCCGGCGTGTGCCGGGCGCAGCGGATCGCCGCCGGCTGTCCCTGGCCCCTGTGGGGAGATCCTGGGAGCCGCGCCTGCAACGTCTTGCCGCGCTGTGCGGGGGCGACATATCGGCGGGGCGAAACGCGGGCACCGGTGGGCCGTCGTGA
- a CDS encoding uracil-DNA glycosylase, whose amino-acid sequence MPETPIAEIPTLGDLETVASTCTRCALAEGRTHVVFGDGDPSAGLVFVGEGPGAREDEQGLPFVGPSGNLLTELIEGIGLRRGDCYIANVVKCRPPANRDPLPVEIAACRPYLEAQLGFIEPTVVVTLGNFAMKLLLDTTNGITKMRGSQYPFGDSVLVPTFHPAAALRGGGGVLADMRADFVRVKRLLTGEEP is encoded by the coding sequence GTGCCTGAGACCCCGATCGCCGAGATCCCGACCCTGGGCGATCTGGAGACGGTCGCCTCCACCTGCACGCGGTGCGCGCTCGCCGAGGGGCGCACACACGTCGTGTTCGGCGACGGCGACCCGTCAGCGGGCCTCGTGTTCGTGGGCGAGGGGCCCGGCGCCCGGGAGGACGAACAGGGGCTGCCCTTCGTCGGCCCGTCGGGCAACCTGCTCACGGAGCTCATCGAGGGGATCGGCCTCCGTCGTGGCGACTGCTACATCGCCAACGTCGTGAAGTGCCGACCTCCCGCCAACCGCGACCCCCTACCGGTCGAGATCGCCGCCTGTCGCCCCTACCTCGAGGCGCAGCTCGGCTTCATCGAGCCCACGGTGGTCGTGACGCTCGGGAACTTCGCCATGAAGCTCCTTCTCGACACGACGAACGGCATCACGAAGATGCGTGGTTCCCAGTACCCGTTCGGCGACTCGGTGCTCGTCCCCACGTTCCACCCGGCCGCCGCGCTGCGGGGTGGTGGAGGTGTCCTGGCCGACATGCGCGCCGACTTCGTGCGCGTGAAGCGGCTCCTCACGGGCGAGGAGCCCTGA
- a CDS encoding P1 family peptidase, translating into MTGGGPRFEGRWAGEPVPGGLTSIDGVQVGHRAVGATGVTVVLAPEGTTGSGEVRGGAPASRETELLDPLRTVSRVDAVTVAGGSAFGLAAADGVMRFLAERGRGQPTPAGPVPIVPALAVFDLLESGGGHPGADDGYAAAAGADADETGACGRIGAGRAATVGAWRGSAGAVPGGLGQAARRAESGADGTRSIPTVAALAVVNAYGDVVDDDGSVLAGSGAPDDAPPFAEIPLDPSVPHDAGGNTTIVVVATDADLDAVQCSLVAQSAHHGLVRSLSPSHTRFDGDAVVVIATGAVPAHIDRVRVAATAVTADAVRSAVRKRSGA; encoded by the coding sequence GTGACCGGCGGGGGGCCGCGCTTCGAAGGTCGGTGGGCCGGAGAGCCCGTACCGGGTGGGCTGACGTCGATCGACGGCGTTCAGGTCGGTCACCGGGCTGTGGGTGCCACAGGTGTCACCGTCGTACTGGCCCCCGAGGGAACAACCGGTTCGGGTGAGGTCCGTGGCGGAGCGCCCGCGTCGCGTGAGACGGAACTGCTCGATCCGCTCCGCACGGTCTCACGCGTCGACGCCGTCACCGTCGCCGGCGGCTCCGCGTTCGGTCTTGCTGCCGCCGACGGCGTGATGAGGTTCCTCGCCGAGCGGGGCAGGGGACAGCCGACACCGGCGGGACCGGTCCCCATCGTGCCCGCTCTGGCGGTCTTCGACCTCCTGGAGTCCGGCGGCGGGCACCCGGGCGCCGACGACGGCTACGCCGCCGCGGCCGGAGCGGACGCGGACGAGACCGGCGCGTGCGGGCGGATCGGTGCCGGCCGGGCCGCCACCGTCGGTGCGTGGCGCGGATCGGCCGGGGCCGTCCCCGGCGGTCTCGGGCAGGCGGCCCGGCGTGCCGAGAGCGGGGCCGACGGGACGCGCTCGATCCCCACCGTGGCCGCCCTGGCGGTCGTGAACGCCTACGGGGACGTCGTCGATGACGACGGCTCGGTCCTGGCAGGCTCGGGTGCGCCCGACGACGCACCGCCGTTCGCCGAGATCCCACTCGACCCGTCTGTACCTCACGACGCGGGGGGCAACACAACGATCGTGGTCGTGGCGACCGACGCCGATCTCGACGCGGTCCAGTGCTCGCTCGTCGCGCAGAGCGCCCACCACGGGCTCGTCCGCTCCCTGTCCCCGAGCCACACACGCTTCGACGGCGATGCTGTCGTCGTGATCGCGACGGGAGCGGTGCCGGCGCACATCGACCGGGTGCGCGTCGCCGCCACGGCCGTCACGGCCGATGCCGTGCGGTCGGCCGTGAGGAAGCGATCCGGTGCCTGA
- the alr gene encoding alanine racemase, with amino-acid sequence MTDRRSAWAEIDLAAVRHNVSVLAAAAAGAQLMAVVKANAYGHGAVPVGRAALEAGASWLGVARAAEGTELRAAGIDAPVMMLSDPPADEIDSVVDAGLATMIGDIRTLAPLGKASRDAARVVDVHLKVDTGMHRVGLAPESVPTAVDEVLTTDGLTFGGIATHLAVADDVDDAFTAQQLDAFRSVVEDLERSGRRPPLAHAANSAGVLAHPDSHFDLVRTGISIYGLPPGPGIAAHPPLRPALSVHARVSAVRDLEAGERVSYGRRYVLERPGRVATVPLGYGDGVPRRLGAVGGEVLIGGVRRPIAGTVTMDQFMVDVGAEPVDVGDHVVLIGAQEGPESTGEITATEWADRLDTIDYEIVTGIRRRVPRVYTGE; translated from the coding sequence ATGACCGATCGTCGCTCCGCGTGGGCGGAGATCGACCTCGCGGCCGTCCGCCACAACGTGTCGGTGCTGGCCGCCGCGGCGGCCGGCGCACAGCTGATGGCGGTCGTGAAGGCCAACGCCTACGGGCACGGCGCCGTGCCGGTGGGTCGCGCGGCACTCGAAGCCGGTGCCTCCTGGCTCGGTGTGGCCCGCGCCGCCGAGGGCACGGAGCTCCGTGCCGCGGGCATCGACGCGCCCGTCATGATGCTGTCGGACCCACCCGCCGACGAGATCGACAGCGTCGTCGATGCGGGTCTCGCCACGATGATCGGCGACATCCGGACCCTCGCACCGCTCGGAAAGGCATCGCGTGATGCGGCCCGGGTTGTCGATGTCCACCTGAAGGTCGACACCGGCATGCACCGTGTCGGTCTCGCCCCCGAGTCGGTGCCGACGGCGGTCGACGAGGTGCTGACCACCGACGGTCTGACGTTCGGTGGGATCGCCACCCACCTGGCGGTCGCCGACGACGTCGACGACGCCTTCACCGCGCAGCAGCTCGACGCCTTTCGATCCGTGGTGGAGGATCTGGAGCGTTCCGGCCGTCGCCCACCCCTCGCGCACGCCGCCAACTCCGCGGGCGTGCTCGCCCATCCGGATTCGCACTTCGATCTCGTGCGGACAGGGATCTCGATCTACGGACTGCCCCCCGGGCCCGGTATCGCCGCGCACCCACCACTCCGCCCGGCGCTGTCGGTGCACGCCCGGGTGTCGGCCGTACGCGACCTCGAGGCCGGCGAACGCGTCTCCTACGGGCGACGCTACGTGCTGGAGCGCCCCGGCCGGGTGGCCACCGTCCCCCTCGGCTACGGCGACGGTGTCCCGCGCCGCCTCGGGGCGGTCGGCGGCGAGGTGCTCATCGGCGGCGTCCGCCGCCCCATCGCCGGAACGGTCACGATGGACCAGTTCATGGTCGATGTCGGCGCCGAACCGGTCGACGTCGGCGACCACGTCGTGCTCATCGGTGCGCAGGAGGGCCCGGAATCGACCGGAGAGATCACCGCCACGGAGTGGGCTGACCGCCTCGACACGATCGACTACGAGATCGTCACGGGGATCCGGCGGCGTGTGCCGCGGGTCTACACGGGGGAGTGA
- a CDS encoding CBS domain-containing protein — MSEDIRVADVMTRDVVTLRPDQSVAEAADVLAGRAIGAAPVVDGGRYVGLLSDDDLIVSEARLHLPTTFNILGGQFFLPGSQHRFEEELEKAVGATVGDVMDDDHATIGPDEPLMALATLMHDKGITHVPVVSDGEVLGIVARGDLIRHLSETT, encoded by the coding sequence ATGAGTGAGGACATCCGAGTCGCCGACGTCATGACGAGAGACGTGGTGACACTGCGCCCCGACCAGAGCGTGGCCGAGGCGGCCGACGTCCTGGCGGGCCGAGCCATCGGCGCGGCACCCGTCGTCGACGGAGGTCGCTATGTCGGGTTGCTGAGCGACGACGACCTGATCGTGTCGGAGGCCCGCCTCCATCTACCGACGACCTTCAACATCCTCGGTGGGCAGTTCTTCCTCCCCGGCTCGCAGCACCGGTTCGAGGAGGAGCTCGAGAAGGCCGTCGGCGCCACCGTCGGTGACGTGATGGACGACGACCACGCCACGATCGGCCCCGACGAGCCGCTCATGGCGCTCGCCACGCTGATGCACGACAAGGGAATCACCCACGTCCCGGTCGTGTCCGACGGCGAGGTGCTCGGCATCGTCGCACGCGGCGACCTCATCCGGCACCTGTCGGAAACCACGTGA
- a CDS encoding NAD(P)H-hydrate dehydratase, with translation MLPVLTPEEMGAADAATIAAGTPQKALMGRAGRAVARTALDMLGGGYGHRCVVAAGKGNNGGDGLIAAEALRRRGVGVEVVRLDDGVGTVALDRALSRADLVIDAMYGTGFRGSLEGDAAVVADRLRDGPPVLAVDIPSGVDGLTGAAAGPTVQATATVCFAALKPGVVFDPGATASGDIDLVDIGIDVSATTVGVTEISDVAAWLPALPVDNNKWRSPVSVVGGSGGMTGAPAFVSHAAMRAGAGIVWCNLPGREAARAASGSEVITRAVGATPEGDLESAGAREVLESLPRFRALALGPGLGRSGATATAVRHILDNADLPVVLDADGLNALAGDPGLLTTRSHPTVLTPHDGEFERLTGHPVGADRVAAARDLAVRADSVVLLKGSTTVVAEPPGRAALNITGGPWLGTAGTGDVLTGIVAAFLARGVPAFEAATAGAFVHGLAADVAGHPGLIAGDLIDALGPTLAQVGTTD, from the coding sequence GTGCTGCCGGTCCTCACTCCCGAGGAGATGGGAGCGGCCGATGCCGCCACGATCGCCGCCGGGACGCCACAGAAGGCCCTGATGGGCCGTGCCGGTCGCGCCGTCGCGCGAACCGCTCTCGACATGCTCGGCGGTGGCTACGGGCACCGGTGTGTCGTCGCTGCCGGGAAGGGCAACAACGGAGGCGACGGCCTCATCGCCGCCGAGGCACTCCGGCGCCGCGGCGTGGGCGTGGAGGTGGTCCGGCTCGACGACGGTGTCGGCACGGTGGCCCTCGACCGTGCGCTCTCGCGTGCCGACCTGGTGATCGACGCGATGTACGGGACGGGTTTCCGCGGGTCACTCGAGGGAGACGCGGCGGTCGTGGCCGATCGCCTCCGCGACGGCCCGCCCGTCCTGGCGGTCGACATCCCGTCGGGTGTCGACGGGCTGACGGGCGCGGCGGCAGGTCCGACGGTCCAGGCAACTGCAACGGTGTGCTTCGCTGCTCTCAAGCCCGGCGTCGTCTTCGATCCGGGAGCCACCGCCTCCGGAGACATCGACCTCGTCGACATCGGGATCGACGTGTCGGCGACGACTGTCGGAGTCACCGAGATCTCCGACGTCGCCGCCTGGCTACCCGCCCTCCCCGTCGACAACAACAAGTGGCGGTCCCCGGTCTCGGTGGTCGGGGGCTCGGGGGGGATGACGGGCGCGCCTGCGTTCGTGAGTCACGCGGCGATGCGCGCGGGCGCCGGCATCGTGTGGTGCAACCTGCCGGGTCGCGAGGCTGCCCGGGCGGCGTCGGGGAGCGAGGTCATCACCCGGGCGGTCGGCGCCACGCCGGAAGGAGACCTGGAGTCCGCCGGCGCCCGCGAGGTGCTGGAGTCGCTCCCTCGTTTCCGAGCACTTGCGCTCGGGCCCGGCCTCGGGCGCTCGGGAGCGACGGCCACGGCCGTCCGTCACATCCTCGACAACGCCGACCTGCCCGTCGTGCTCGACGCCGACGGCCTCAACGCGCTCGCGGGCGATCCCGGACTGCTGACGACCCGTTCCCACCCCACGGTGCTCACACCCCACGACGGTGAGTTCGAGCGCCTCACCGGTCATCCTGTCGGGGCCGACCGGGTGGCTGCCGCGCGGGACCTGGCGGTCCGCGCGGACAGCGTCGTCCTGCTCAAGGGCTCCACGACCGTTGTGGCCGAGCCCCCGGGTCGTGCGGCGCTGAACATCACCGGCGGGCCCTGGCTCGGGACCGCGGGCACCGGCGACGTTCTCACCGGGATCGTCGCCGCGTTCCTCGCCCGGGGGGTCCCGGCCTTCGAGGCGGCCACGGCGGGCGCATTCGTCCACGGGCTCGCAGCGGACGTGGCCGGGCACCCGGGTCTGATCGCGGGTGACCTGATCGACGCCCTCGGGCCTACGCTGGCGCAGGTCGGTACCACAGACTGA
- a CDS encoding holo-ACP synthase: protein MALTGEARAERLTRDIGAIAVGRTVVGLGVDLVELERMRLALMRTPRLEERCFSPAEREYAHRSRDATPSLAARFAAKEAVMKALGVGLWAFRLRDVEVGRLPGGAPRLVVSGRAADLAASRGVGSWGLSLTHTDTTALAVALAFAAGGH from the coding sequence GTGGCACTCACCGGTGAGGCCCGTGCCGAGCGACTGACCCGCGACATCGGGGCGATCGCCGTCGGGCGCACGGTCGTGGGGCTCGGTGTCGATCTCGTGGAGCTCGAACGCATGCGTCTCGCGCTCATGCGCACGCCCAGACTCGAGGAGCGCTGCTTCTCACCCGCCGAGCGTGAATACGCCCACCGCTCCCGTGACGCCACGCCGAGCCTCGCCGCCCGGTTCGCCGCCAAGGAGGCTGTGATGAAGGCACTCGGCGTCGGCCTCTGGGCTTTCAGGCTCCGCGACGTGGAGGTCGGACGACTGCCCGGCGGTGCGCCCCGGCTCGTCGTGTCCGGACGGGCCGCAGACCTGGCCGCGTCACGTGGCGTCGGCTCCTGGGGGCTCTCGCTCACCCACACCGACACCACCGCCCTGGCTGTGGCTCTGGCCTTCGCCGCCGGGGGCCACTGA
- the glmS gene encoding glutamine--fructose-6-phosphate transaminase (isomerizing) — translation MCGIVGYTGSDSALPILLDGLSSLEYRGYDSAGVALQVPGDGLWIRRRAGKLAELAGAVGDAPGDATTGIGHTRWATHGRPSEENSHPQTDESGDLAIVHNGIVENFLELRAELEGAGHEFSSETDTEVLAHLVADRLTDGDDLATAVRSLLRRVEGSFTVAVVHAADPGLVVAARRVSPLVAGITDGAGLIASDIPALLPHTRDIFVVDDDHVVELRPGSIRITDPDGTDTEPTPRTVTWDVEQAEKGGFDDFMLKEIHEQPDAVRDTLRGRTDPAGHLMLDELRLEEDDLRAVDKVFLVGCGTSYHAAMVAKYALEHWTRLPCEIDIASEFRYRDPVVDTRTLVVGVSQSGETADTIEAMKYAKRWDAQIIAVTNVVDSGMARLADAVLYTHAGPEIGVAATKTHLAQVVALELLALYLAGVRGTRYPSEARDLLAELLEVPARIETVLGRNDEIRPVAEELSEVRDFFFLGRGVGYPVAMEGALKLKEISYARAEAYPGGEMKHGPIALIEPGTVVVGVATRSHVYAKSLANISEMRTRGATVLLVANDGDEVAAELADHVLWVPPTMELFSPAVDTVALQLFAYHLAKSRGRDVDKPRNLAKTVTVE, via the coding sequence GTGTGCGGCATCGTCGGTTACACGGGCTCGGACTCTGCGCTGCCGATCCTCCTCGACGGGCTGAGTTCGCTCGAGTACCGCGGCTACGACTCGGCCGGTGTGGCGCTCCAGGTTCCCGGCGACGGCCTCTGGATCCGGCGCCGGGCGGGCAAGTTGGCGGAGCTGGCCGGAGCGGTCGGTGACGCCCCGGGGGACGCCACCACCGGCATCGGCCACACCCGCTGGGCGACCCACGGGCGCCCGTCGGAGGAGAACTCCCATCCCCAGACCGACGAGTCGGGCGACCTGGCCATCGTCCACAACGGCATCGTCGAGAACTTCCTGGAGCTCCGCGCCGAACTCGAGGGCGCGGGCCACGAGTTCAGCTCGGAAACCGACACGGAGGTCCTCGCGCACCTCGTGGCCGATCGCCTGACCGACGGCGACGACCTCGCCACCGCCGTTCGCTCCCTGCTCCGCCGCGTGGAGGGGAGCTTCACCGTCGCCGTCGTACATGCCGCGGATCCCGGGCTCGTCGTCGCAGCACGCCGTGTGTCGCCGCTCGTGGCGGGGATCACCGACGGAGCAGGGCTGATCGCCTCCGACATCCCTGCCCTCCTCCCGCACACGCGCGACATCTTCGTCGTGGACGACGACCACGTCGTGGAGCTGCGACCCGGCTCGATCCGGATCACGGACCCCGACGGCACCGACACGGAACCCACGCCGCGAACCGTCACATGGGACGTCGAGCAGGCCGAGAAGGGCGGCTTCGACGACTTCATGCTGAAGGAGATCCACGAGCAGCCCGACGCCGTCCGCGACACGCTGCGCGGCCGCACCGACCCGGCCGGGCACCTGATGCTCGACGAGCTCCGCCTCGAGGAGGACGACCTGCGGGCGGTCGACAAGGTGTTCCTCGTCGGCTGCGGCACGAGCTACCACGCGGCGATGGTGGCGAAGTACGCGCTCGAGCACTGGACCCGCCTGCCGTGTGAGATCGACATCGCCTCCGAGTTCCGCTACCGCGACCCGGTCGTCGACACGCGCACGCTGGTGGTGGGGGTCAGCCAGTCCGGGGAGACCGCCGACACGATCGAGGCGATGAAGTACGCCAAGCGTTGGGACGCCCAAATCATCGCCGTCACCAACGTCGTCGACTCGGGTATGGCCCGTCTCGCCGATGCCGTCCTCTACACCCACGCCGGTCCCGAGATCGGAGTCGCCGCCACCAAGACCCATCTGGCACAGGTGGTGGCACTCGAACTGCTGGCTCTCTACCTCGCCGGCGTCCGCGGGACCCGCTACCCGAGCGAGGCGCGCGACCTGCTCGCGGAGCTCCTCGAGGTTCCGGCGCGGATCGAGACCGTTCTCGGGCGGAACGACGAGATCCGGCCCGTCGCCGAGGAGTTGAGCGAGGTGCGCGACTTTTTCTTCCTGGGCCGTGGCGTCGGCTATCCGGTGGCGATGGAGGGTGCGCTGAAGCTGAAGGAGATCAGCTATGCGCGCGCCGAGGCCTACCCGGGCGGCGAGATGAAGCACGGGCCCATCGCCCTGATCGAACCGGGGACGGTGGTCGTCGGCGTGGCGACCCGATCCCACGTCTACGCCAAGTCGCTCGCCAACATCTCCGAGATGCGAACACGGGGAGCGACGGTCCTGCTCGTGGCCAACGACGGCGACGAGGTAGCCGCCGAGCTCGCCGACCACGTCCTCTGGGTGCCACCGACCATGGAGCTCTTCTCGCCGGCGGTCGACACGGTGGCCCTCCAGCTGTTCGCCTATCACCTCGCCAAGTCACGCGGGCGCGATGTCGACAAGCCACGGAACCTCGCCAAGACCGTCACGGTGGAGTGA
- the glmM gene encoding phosphoglucosamine mutase — MSLRFGTDGVRGVANRDLTPELILALGRAVVRALGNEQPLLIARDTRLSGPMLEASLSAGVCGEGGRVESLGVLPTPGLAHASRVRGAPAAMISASHNPFGDNGIKIFAAGGRKLADDMERRIETELLTVLGRAVSDDDPVGAEIGSAQTRTDAADEYVAHLVGVLEGRTFDGSRVVLDCGHGAAHRTAPAAFEHLGADVVAIGVEPDGLNINDGCGSTQPEHLQRAVRQHGADAGFAFDGDADRCIAVDETGALRDGDHILAVTAFDLAGRGRLRGDAIATTVMANLGLRRALAAEGVGIVETPVGDRHVLTAMEENDLVLGGEQSGHVIFSEHATTGDGTLTALMVLDVVRRTGRSLGDLCDVVTKHPQVLVNVRVDPGVTDADLDGATGFWDDVRTVEAELATNGRVLVRPSGTEPVVRIMVEATDPAVADTAASRLSASLRSALRTSVTH, encoded by the coding sequence ATGTCGCTGCGGTTCGGTACCGACGGGGTCCGGGGTGTCGCCAACCGTGATCTCACCCCGGAGCTGATCCTGGCGCTCGGGCGCGCGGTTGTGCGCGCGCTCGGAAACGAGCAACCTCTCCTCATCGCCCGTGACACGCGCCTGTCGGGGCCCATGCTCGAGGCCTCGCTCAGCGCCGGCGTGTGCGGCGAGGGCGGCCGAGTCGAGTCGCTCGGGGTTCTCCCCACACCCGGGCTGGCGCATGCGTCGCGGGTGCGGGGCGCACCCGCGGCGATGATCTCGGCCAGCCACAACCCCTTCGGCGACAACGGCATCAAGATCTTCGCCGCCGGCGGTCGCAAGCTCGCCGACGACATGGAGCGGCGAATAGAAACCGAGCTCCTCACGGTGCTCGGACGGGCGGTCTCCGACGACGATCCCGTCGGTGCGGAGATCGGATCCGCCCAGACACGCACGGACGCCGCCGACGAGTACGTCGCGCACCTCGTGGGCGTCCTCGAGGGCCGAACCTTCGACGGATCGAGGGTCGTCCTCGACTGCGGGCACGGGGCCGCACATCGCACGGCTCCCGCGGCGTTCGAGCACCTCGGTGCGGATGTCGTGGCGATCGGCGTCGAGCCCGACGGCCTGAACATCAACGACGGGTGCGGGTCGACACAACCCGAGCACCTCCAACGGGCGGTCAGGCAGCACGGCGCCGACGCCGGCTTCGCCTTCGACGGTGACGCCGACCGCTGTATCGCCGTCGACGAGACGGGCGCCCTGCGCGACGGCGACCACATCCTCGCTGTCACAGCGTTCGACCTCGCAGGCCGCGGGCGACTGCGTGGTGATGCCATCGCGACCACCGTGATGGCCAACCTCGGGCTGCGGCGGGCACTTGCCGCCGAGGGCGTCGGCATCGTGGAGACGCCTGTCGGCGACCGGCACGTCCTCACGGCCATGGAGGAGAACGACCTCGTTCTCGGCGGTGAGCAGTCGGGTCACGTGATCTTCTCGGAGCACGCCACCACCGGCGACGGCACTCTCACCGCTCTCATGGTCCTCGATGTCGTCCGTCGCACGGGTAGGTCGCTCGGCGATCTCTGCGACGTCGTCACCAAGCACCCGCAGGTCCTCGTCAACGTCCGAGTCGATCCCGGCGTGACCGACGCCGACCTCGACGGTGCCACCGGTTTCTGGGACGACGTGCGGACCGTCGAGGCGGAGCTCGCAACCAACGGGCGTGTGCTCGTGCGCCCCTCTGGGACGGAGCCGGTCGTGCGCATCATGGTCGAGGCGACCGACCCCGCCGTCGCCGACACCGCGGCCTCCCGCCTCAGTGCGTCACTGAGGTCCGCTCTGCGGACCTCAGTGACGCACTAG
- the rpsI gene encoding 30S ribosomal protein S9: protein MSKPLVQSTGRRKSSVARVRVRPGTGVVTVNGRSYTEYFPTLVQQMTVNEPLRVTETADVYDIDASVAGGGTSGQAGAVRLGIARALTELDGEQRAELKKLGLLTRDAREKERKKYGLKKARKAPQYSKR, encoded by the coding sequence GTGTCGAAGCCGCTCGTCCAGAGCACCGGTCGCCGCAAGAGCAGCGTCGCCCGCGTTCGCGTACGCCCGGGCACGGGTGTGGTCACCGTCAACGGCCGTTCCTACACCGAGTACTTCCCCACGCTGGTCCAGCAGATGACGGTCAACGAGCCACTACGTGTCACCGAGACGGCCGACGTCTACGACATCGACGCCAGTGTCGCCGGTGGCGGCACGAGCGGCCAGGCCGGTGCGGTCCGACTGGGGATCGCGCGGGCATTGACGGAGCTCGACGGTGAGCAGCGTGCCGAGCTGAAGAAGCTCGGGCTCCTGACGCGTGATGCGCGCGAAAAAGAGCGCAAGAAGTACGGCCTCAAGAAGGCCCGCAAGGCTCCGCAGTACAGCAAGCGCTGA